Below is a genomic region from Lampris incognitus isolate fLamInc1 chromosome 2, fLamInc1.hap2, whole genome shotgun sequence.
AAGAAAACCAGGACACCAGAGGAAGGCTCAAAGGCCATCTATTTGAAGGCTTTGACTGACGCCATTGGCCAAAGAGAAGGGAAAAAATCCCAGACCAAGATCCCACGCACCTTTCCACCCAAAAAGCCCTCACCAGTGATGACTAGGATTCCTAGTTTAGGGCCAGATGATGGCAAGGTCCTGACCATGGGCTGCTGCTCACCACAACCAGAGACTAAATGTATGGATTCAGGTTCTAACCATGAAAAGGATCACCCATTTCCAGAAACACCGCATAACAATTTACATCTGAAAATGGATAAGAGGGTAAGTCCCAGCTAATATAAAAcaagctttgttctttttttgtttttagagaTTGCAAGTTTTGTTGACAATTATAGAGTTGAAAATCTTAATTTCTATTATTTTTATCGCTGATTTAAGATTGTAGTGATGAAAGGAGAGGATTCATCTGATGCTGAGGATTCTGTTTTTGTGGAGTCACTCTCCCAAAACAAGTCCTCCTCTCCAGAGGAAGAACCAACTGCCACCTTGAGTTACTTATCACTCCCTGCACTGGAATATGTGCCCAATCCAAAGATCCCCCGTGTAGACCATAATCTTTTCTCTACTCACTACCCCTGCCTGGACTTCACAACTCCCAGCAGAGACTCAGATTCTGGCTGTACCGTTCCCTACCTCTCCACCACTGTCAGTCGCTCTCGCAGTCCTGCTAGACGGGTGTCCTTGGGGTCAGAGCCTACATTGATCAATGACCATTCCCTTGCAAATCAGATTGGCTTCATTGACACGCACTGTCATCTGGACATGCTGTATGCAAAGCTAAGATACTGTGGGACCTTCAGCAACTTCCGAAATATATACCGGAGCAGCTTTTCTGCAGAGTTTCACGGTTGCATCGCAGACTTCTGCAATCCACAGCTGATGGTGAGAGACGCACTGTGGGAAGGTTTGCTGGCTGAAGACTTTGTGTGGGGGGCCTTTGGATGCCACCCTCACTTCGCTAAAGAGTACTCGGATGTCCATGAACGCAGCATTCTTAGAGCCATGCAGCATCCCAAAGCTGTGGCATTCGGAGAGATCGGCTTGGACTACTCCTACAAAAACTCCACCAACTCTTCTAAGCAGAAAAAGGTAAGGTCTCATCTGACCTGACGTAATTGTAAAAAAAAGCTTACTAGCTCAATCCCTGTTTATCCTATACTTTTGGAgataggtgtgcatgtgtgtgtgtgtgtgtgggggggggggttagtttctGTGGCTCATACAGTACTTTGTTATTTGTGGTTTGGTTTCCTCTGAAGGTATTTGAGCGTCAGCTGAATCTGGCTATGGCCATGCAGAAACCACTTGTGATCCACTGCAGGGATGCAGATGATGACCTACTGGAGATCATGAAGAAGTGTGTTCCTCGAGACTATAAAATTCATAGGTGTGTCTGGTAACAGGTTTATTTGCTAATGTGGATGACAGTTAATCATCTTACTAATAATCATCTTCATTGTTTCTTAAGGGGCATGTCTGCCCTCGGGTTACTCATAGGATAGAGTAGGTTTATTTTTTCAAGATTGACCCTTTAAAAAGAATCGTCAACAGCTTTTGTGAAACGATGTGCTACTGTTTTGCATTCAGAATAACTAAAAGAATCAATCATGGTGACTTATAAAAGCATTATCAAACAACCACATGTATTTCTCTGGCAACATAACTTAGTTTGGATCATTTACATTTTGTACAGCTTCTTTTAGCTTAACCTTGCGGACTCGCACACGTTTGAACCCACAGATGATACCATCAACAAAATTGTAGATGCTTAAGAATGTGTTAATTCAGAAAGATCAGGCTAGCTAGGGAACGCAAGGGGTGGGGGGCTTATAAAATAAACcaaatgaaattgtaaaaaaaaatatggaAATTTGATTTGAATGCGGCATTTCCAAGCTATATTTTCTCTCCCTATCATAAGATGAATAGAACAATAAGATTGATAAATTAAATTGTTTCCTGCTTCATTAGTTCTTGCTAGTAGCCTCTCTGTTGTGCTTAAACTTTGATGAAGGCCTAGATTTCCTTATTGAGAAAAAAATTGCAGAATATCAAAAAACAGTTATTACATAATATTCTGCATAATTCAATATTTGCCTGTATTTTTCTCTatataaaacaaaatgaaaacaaactAATCAATGAACGGTAACAAACATGGCGTCACTAACCATAGAACAACCTAGAATGGTAAATCTGTGATTATCTAGTTTGCCGTGACATTTTGGAATTTTTAAAAAATTAGACAATAATGATAATGGCAAAATTTCCATCTAATTATGTATACGTATTTTAGGATTTTGCCCAATGGCTCTGTTGAATATGAATTTGGGCGCTCATCTCTGGCAATGTGAATGGATGACTACCGGATGGTATGATGCAGCAGTGTAACGGGTCGGCACcaggccccaatgcaagatggtcaaagcgggtcccggcctgcccatcacaatcagacgtaaCATCACGTAATATCAGTagcaaatgaaagaagtgaaaacaTGTAGCCTTAAAACAACCAGCAACAgcgaaacacactgcacagttgacccctaaatgAAATGAGTACTAGGAAAACGGACAGCCGTGCTATCGAAGAGGAGCTAAGAGTCTCGTGACGTCcagtgttgtgtttgtctgtcttaATACATTCAATTAGATCTGGATTTGTTGCAGAGGCCTCTTCCACCTCTCTAGTAGTGAGTGCTTTTGGGGTGGTGTTTATGGCTACAAAGCTTGTGTAATCATCTGAGCCATGGgcatgtctctcttgctttgctgTCTTTCCCAGCAGTCGTGACAATGGGTCAGCCATTTTTTGTTTGCCCAGGATGTGTACTACTTGAAAATTGTATGGCTGTAGCCTAAGTACCCACCTCTATGCGGGCACAGGGTTTGGATTGGGGCCCGTATATTATTTCTAATGGCTTATGGTCAGTTACCAAATCAAACCTTCGGCCATACACATAGGGGTGTAGTCTCTCGCAAGCCCATGCAAGAGCTagaacctctctctctgtcagagtATTTCCTCTCACAGTCAGTTAAACTACGACTCACATAGTATATTGGCACTTCCTGTCCCTGTTGGTTCTGAACCAGTACTGCACCTAAACCTACTGGACTGGCGTCTGCTATCACTTTGGTTGGTGCATCCTGTCAAAATATTTTAAGGTGCCAGCTCTAGCGCCTTGAATGACCTTCTCTGTTGCAATCCAAATACGAATGGTGTGTCCTCTCTTGTTAAGCGATGCAGGCGCTCTGATAATGTTGCAAATTGTGGGATGAATCTGCTACTATACCCCACAAGTCCTAAGAAACTCCTCACCTCTGCGGGATTCTCTGGTTCCCGAACATCTGCCACTGCTTTGCACCCTCTCTGCCGTTGGTCCGATGCCCTTATCAGACAACAAAATTTCCATGAATATTAGCAAGTTCAAGATAGTGCTAGACTAGCCTACATTACCGGTGATGTTGCGCCTGCACatagacaacattattcatgtctacgCATAGGCCTTGTAAACACAAAACCCAAGTGtgtattagtcaaataaataataaataagttctacttacatcataggtgcaCTCTAAGGGCCTTTTTGCTGTGTTAAGTCATCTATTCTGCGTAGTATGCAGTAGTACACATGTCCATAGTTACGTGGggggcacacatatacacatataccgtAGAGTCGGTGctcaagatcttttttttttttttttgtatttattttagaAAAGTGTTAATTTCACATCAACATCACTGTATGGAGACTCAGATAGTACCATGTACATTCAAAACAAAAAGTTTTGCAGTGTGTTTGATAATAATTTCACTGCCTGGCTCTTCCACAGGCTTTCTTTTATAACATTAAGTTTAATTATTTATGTTCGAACATGGAAAGTTTTCACCGTAGATATTACAAGGGGTTGAAGGGGGAAAAGAAAGAGTAAAGAGCAAGCTGTTAGAGTTCATAAAATAATACAAGTTAcattacattcattcattcattcattgtccaaaccgctatccttactcagggtcgcagggatgctggagcctatcccagtagtcattgggcggcaggcggggagacaccttggacaggccgccagaccatcacagggccgacaccaaATTCATTCATTCTAGAGAGAGGAACAAGACAAGGCTGTTTGCACCTCATCACTCTTCTTCTCCTTGTTTATAGAACCCCCGAGCCAATGGATTCGACAAAATGCTGAAATTAAGTTGATAGACATGCTATCGGGGAACATAAATTGGTCCTATGTGCTAATGACATATTGATATATCTAACGTAACCTACACCGTCACTCCCAAAATGGATGCATCTACTAGAAAAATATGGGATGCTCAGGTTATAAGCTTAACATACAGAAAACTCAGGTAATCACATTTACGACCCATCCAGCCATATTAGGGGAAAATATAAATTGAAATGCGATGCAGAATCAATTGAATACCTGGGTGTCAACCTGCCTAAAGGTATCTCAAAATTATTTGACCCTAATTATGACCCAATGAATGAAAAGATAAAATCTGACATATTGAGATGGAATGTTATTCCCTTCTTGAATTTGAGTTCCAGAGTAGAGTCGATCGAATTGTACACACTGCCAATGTTATATCTTTTTCAGTCCCTCCCAGTAAAGCTACCCACCAAACAGTTTATGTAATGGGACAGGTTGATATCCAGATACTTACGGCAAGGGAAAAAACCCAGAATCGGGTATAAAACTTTACAATTACGAAAAGAATGTGGTGGCATGGGCCTCCCCTGCTTACAAGAATACTATTATGCAGCACCGTTAAGGCCATTAATTTGTTTATGTATGCCAGCATACCCCACAAGATGGGAAGAAATAGCAGCGAAATAGCAGCAATAGCAGCGATGATGGCAGATACTGAATTACAATAAGATGGTAAACAAAGATAACCCTTGGATTAatatacccccccctttttttccccctattgtatccagccaattaccccactcttccgggccgtcacggacgctgctccaccccctctgccgatccggggagggctgcagactaccacatgcctcgtccaatacatgtggagtcgccagccatttcttttcacctgacaggagtttcactagggggacgtagtgcgtgagaggacCCCCCTATtgaccctcccccctgaacaggtgccctgaccgaccagaggaggcggtagtgcagtgaccaggacacatacccacctccactTTCCCACCCATAGaagcagccaattgtgtctgcagggacgcccgaccaagctggaggcaacacggggactcgaaccacagatccttgtgttggtaggcactagcgcctcctctggtcggttggggcgcctgttcaggggggagggggaactgcgggaatagcgtgatcctcccacgcgctatgtccccctggtgaaacttgttactgtcaggtgaaaagcaggcccgtagccagaaacatgttttggggggggtcgggcaacactgccgaaagctaccggtaaataaaattcccacactgtatactatagcctaatacccaaccgtactgtaaatgtcaacgtattaaaggcccatagataatcatcaatgccttaataaataaaagtgggtcttaccttataaaagcaggtccaatcgtcttttttgcctgcaaaagatgtccagtacctcttccggcgtcaccacaatgtctctgtgctccgagagcaatgtcagtccattaagccgtctttccgtcattgtactgcgcattttgtctttgatccttcccagacgggaaaaacttctctcgacatgggcactggtgacaggaagcgtggtcaaaacgcagaGAAGCTTGAAgaagcttggaaacaactcactgttacaggcatttaatgcctcaatggcatttcgtggaacataagttgcatctttccatttatcccgccaggtgtcaatttctgactttacaacttccagatgcggtgacacttcatcaggatacaggttggagagcgcttgagctgagctgtcattcagcatgctgaccttagatggcagtaaggagcagaggtttgagatcacatttctgtgtttgctgaagcgttccttcatctgtgatgaataaaagtcaagcatgactatgaaaagcttttgccggtagtgattttcacagaccttcaatggatcctcattgcagtccatgcctcttcgtggtcgaaattcaaccccatacttggctgcttgggaagaggtcttttggaaaatctgcctgaactccatctcagagttagccctcatctcatctacctgcttaataacagcatcagcagctgaaacgcaactcaccaagtcacaattttccttctgaaggaaggtggacaggtggtaggtttttgcaagcatcttctcactcacattcatggacagcatgaattctgcattgtcaattgaattaaagagctgagtggctttgacagatgtgtctcctgtgaaggtttcactgattttctgcaggctggatcgcacagggtctaaaagctcgttgaatgtaaatattgcgtcatggtgttcgacccatctcgtttcacacaacttcgtcagtcgcgttttcttgcagtcgggtaaaagacgttccgtctcgtgtcgcagactgcatgcagaccgcaaagccgaatcatggaaaaaagtgcagatctccgagacaattccaaagcaatttcgcaccatttgtacagtgcagcacttgtttaggaccaaattcaaactgtggctggcacagtgcacataaactgcttgcttgtgcttctctttgattttagcttgggcaccatgtaaacggacactcatggcagatgcgccgtcgtatccctggccacgtaaaaactgtaaatcaacgcccgcatttgtcaactgactttcgattgaattggcgattgcctccccggttaacttctcgatatcaacaaaggacaaaaaatcctctctgatgctatattggctgtcatgctggttcacgtatctgacacagacagaaagctgctcccgccctgaaacatctttcatttcatctgccaacacagcgaaacactgcgcggagtttactttctgcaccagtttgtttgttatcacatctccaattatgctgattatttcattttgtacatcaggactgcagtagctagcatttgctgcacatttactcaagtgttgtaacagtactgtgtcgccagatgtagccctaaacctgagtaaagccctgaaaatttccgtcattgtgagttggctcattcaatgtcactggtcctgaatcaatatcacctctcagggcgagttcttggcgaccgcaaaaaaaaaacgttgcaatgatgcttttgagcttttctctgttttcttggactcgcttttttctctcagaatctagcctcagtgaaattgcatccattttattgttgagaaccatttggaaattgtccgctttcaaacatgcatccttgtgatatgccttttgtgcatggtctttgaacgtctctaaagcatgtttccagtctgagaagtggacattaattagcttgccagcttttctgtgccctcccttgcccacatgcttgactgcaaacgcaacacagtgcttacaaaaacaactgtcggaccttgttgagtatactagccagctaaactggtcaatccaatgacgttggaaacgtagtttacctcctagttttgtagggaatgtttgtccgatattggccgtccagtccagtgagtatatttctcttctctgttcgtctgatattttcccaccaatataatccacaaagtcgtgtgaaaacgtttccgaggtagaggacagcgggtctgctaactctggctccgtttccgaggaggagggcagtgggtttgctaacacttgctccggaaaatcggtaacgttagtgaccagatcatctgtaatgttctttttgttcttttttgagtcgggacacgttgaaacaaaaaaatcactgattttacgaatattaactttactgctcttgcctgatttacaggtagctttcggcggctccattgcttttgaaaagcaaactatagatcgaccatttagctagcataaccagtggcagattgcttagctgactcgtcagacccctgagccaatcaaaagtgtgtgattttattttacaggtttaacgcctgtcagtcacgatagatgcagtgtatgagtaggctagaggggcggtgacaaataatcaaaacgataactaaataattattggtgccatttcagacgggccgtggggtttcagacacgaaaaccacctacctggctacgtgcctggtgaaaagaagcggctggcgactccacatatatcagaggaggcatgtggtagtctgcacccctccccagatcggtagagggggtggagcagtgaccgggatggctcagaagagtggagtaattgactggatacaacttaggagagaaggggggggggatagctgcAAGAAACTTAAAGATGTTATAGGCCACTGAgataatcatactaacaataggccgtaatggcacatcctgtttatgtattttaggtaacccatacagtcTAGGTGTAGcatcccctgggtataatctctggtacaaaattctgtctgtagcattgtcctgttctaacagcttcagacaatctatcaacctttttcttgtaaccactgcctggatctcgtttcatgggctcataagtatttatttaGCTAAGTAACGTCATACCTTTCTCATGATACTCTctctggtttaataaaacagtgcagCTACCCTTGTCCGCTGCAAAGATGATGtctttgtcct
It encodes:
- the tatdn2 gene encoding putative deoxyribonuclease TATDN2 produces the protein MSRLESSESLKVSIPSSHSFKSKKKTRTPEEGSKAIYLKALTDAIGQREGKKSQTKIPRTFPPKKPSPVMTRIPSLGPDDGKVLTMGCCSPQPETKCMDSGSNHEKDHPFPETPHNNLHLKMDKRIVVMKGEDSSDAEDSVFVESLSQNKSSSPEEEPTATLSYLSLPALEYVPNPKIPRVDHNLFSTHYPCLDFTTPSRDSDSGCTVPYLSTTVSRSRSPARRVSLGSEPTLINDHSLANQIGFIDTHCHLDMLYAKLRYCGTFSNFRNIYRSSFSAEFHGCIADFCNPQLMVRDALWEGLLAEDFVWGAFGCHPHFAKEYSDVHERSILRAMQHPKAVAFGEIGLDYSYKNSTNSSKQKKVFERQLNLAMAMQKPLVIHCRDADDDLLEIMKKCVPRDYKIHRHCFTNNYSVIEPFLMEFPNLFVGFTALITYYRAKEARDAVCKIPLNRIVLETDAPYFLPRQVGKHVCPFAHPGMGIHTLREISLLKGEDIATVLTTIRSNTTQLYGL